A single genomic interval of Hevea brasiliensis isolate MT/VB/25A 57/8 chromosome 4, ASM3005281v1, whole genome shotgun sequence harbors:
- the LOC110664861 gene encoding pentatricopeptide repeat-containing protein At5g16640, mitochondrial isoform X1 has translation MTVISFLDHLAGLCIEFSIIVGTWWYEKDFRMLCFCLIPLISYSRRIHRRFHFPVNFSSSCALKSVDTAEKTNCNIHNFNYAELQSRMLDFATSGDFSQALFTFNFMRNMPGKPTVYDFNAFMYCYLKSTNVSFHVLIDVYLGMKRFGPAPNATTFNTLCNGMLSLGNLKDSLFIIEEMCGSGFVPSFKILSKLLKKSLQFGSLMDSLYVFEIMLKLGYVPTEPTFNMMICMLSKAGMIHESYLVFSVLFDMGYFFGVHTINPILWTLCKSNQSYTALQLFYSMKKRGIVYNVCSYTALVYGFCREGFQEDALLCLDEMQGNGCKPNVITYTVLIKFLCDNGRIKQAFKIVGKMEREGCNPDLLTYNVIIRELCHQGRMSDIFEFIQIIDQKGFSLDSYTHAALAGGLLKNGKVGFAYELLFDTISKGFSVDVALYNIYLHCLCRQNRLTEALTILNRMIEEGFMPTNVSYNIILDGFCKENGVDEALELLDHFKWEANGPNVVSFNTVLCTACKQSNSQMILKILYRMKREGIKCDVVSLTCLIQYFCRVRKFSMCLKLLETMMLSGLIPTITTFDLVLDRLCKNGLTEDALQIFNCFRNLGFLPSMASYKI, from the coding sequence ATGACCGTGATTTCTTTTTTGGATCATTTGGCTGGATTATGTATTGAGTTTAGTATAATTGTTGGAACTTGGTGGTACGAGAAGGATTTTAGAATGTTGTGTTTTTGTTTGATTCCCTTAATTAGCTACTCCCGCCGAATTCACAGAAGGTTTCATTTCCCTGTAAATTTTTCTTCCTCTTGTGCTCTTAAAAGTGTTGATACTGCCGAGAAGACCAATTGCAATATACATAATTTTAATTATGCGGAATTGCAGAGCAGAATGCTGGATTTTGCTACTTCTGGTGACTTCTCACAAGCTCTCTTCACTTTTAATTTCATGAGGAACATGCCTGGAAAGCCGACTGTATACGATTTTAATGCTTTCATGTATTGTTATTTGAAGTCTACGAATGTTTCTTTTCATGTGTTGATAGATGTTTACCTTGGAATGAAGAGGTTTGGGCCTGCCCCAAATGCTACAACTTTTAATACGCTTTGTAATGGCATGCTATCACTTGGAAATTTGAAAGATTCACTTTTTATTATTGAAGAGATGTGTGGAAGTGGGTTTGTGCCATCGTTTAAAATTTTGTCAAAATTGTTGAAAAAATCACTTCAATTCGGGAGTTTGATGGATTCACTTTATGTTTTTGAGATTATGTTGAAGTTAGGCTATGTTCCTACTGAGCCAACTTTTAATATGATGATTTGTATGCTAAGCAAAGCTGGGATGATACATGAATCATACTTAGTGTTTTCTGTTCTTTTTGATATGGGTTATTTCTTCGGTGTACATACGATCAATCCAATTCTATGGACATTGTGTAAGTCTAATCAGAGTTATACTGCTCTGCAATTATTTTACTCAATGAAGAAGAGAGGTATTGTGTACAATGTGTGCTCGTATACAGCTTTGGTTTATGGATTTTGTAGGGAAGGGTTTCAGGAAGATGCTCTACTGTGTTTAGATGAGATGCAAGGTAATGGTTGTAAGCCCAATGTCATAACATACACTGTGCTTATTAAGTTTCTTTGTGATAATGGGAGGATTAAGCAGGCATTTAAAATTGTGGGTAAGATGGAAAGAGAAGGATGCAACCCAGACTTGCTCACATACAATGTAATTATTCGTGAGCTTTGTCATCAAGGTAGAATGTCAGACATTTTTGAGTTCATTCAGATTATAGATCAAAAGGGATTTTCTCTTGATTCATACACACATGCTGCCTTGGCTGGAGGCCTCTTAAAGAATGGCAAAGTCGGGTTTGCTTATGAATTGTTGTTTGATACAATTTCTAAAGGCTTCAGTGTGGATGTTGCTCTTTATAATATATATCTCCATTGTTTATGTCGTCAGAACAGATTGACAGAAGCATTAACTATTTTGAACAGAATGATAGAAGAAGGCTTTATGCCAACTAATGTATCATATAAcataattttggatggtttttgtaaGGAAAATGGTGTTGATGAGGCTTTAGAGCTCTTGGACCATTTTAAGTGGGAAGCGAATGGGCCCAATGTAGTTTCCTTCAATACAGTTTTATGTACGGCATGCAAACAGAGCAATTCCCAGATGATACTGAAGATTTTATATCGAATGAAGCGTGAAGGTATTAAGTGTGATGTTGTCAGTTTGACTTGTCTGATCCAATATTTCTGCAGAGTGAGGAAATTTTCAATGTGTTTAAAGCTATTAGAAACTATGATGCTTAGTGGCCTTATTCCAACTATAACTACTTTCGACTTGGTATTGGACAGACTTTGCAAGAATGGATTAACAGAAGATGCGCTCcaaatttttaattgttttagaaacttaggatttcttcctagtaTGGCATCATATAAAATTTGA
- the LOC110664861 gene encoding pentatricopeptide repeat-containing protein At1g09900 isoform X2, producing the protein MTVISFLDHLAGLCIEFSIIVGTWWYEKDFRMLCFCLIPLISYSRRIHRRFHFPVNFSSSCALKSVDTAEKTNCNIHNFNYAELQSRMLDFATSGDFSQALFTFNFMRNMPGKPTVYDFNAFMYCYLKSTNVSFHVLIDVYLGMKRFGPAPNATTFNTLCNGMLSLGNLKDSLFIIEEMCGSGFVPSFKILSKLLKKSLQFGSLMDSLYVFEIMLKLGYVPTEPTFNMMICMLSKAGMIHESYLVFSVLFDMGYFFGVHTINPILWTLCKSNQSYTALQLFYSMKKRGIVYNVCSYTALVYGFCREGFQEDALLCLDEMQGNGCKPNVITYTVLIKFLCDNGRIKQAFKIVGKMEREGCNPDLLTYNVIIRELCHQGRMSDIFEFIQIIDQKGFSLDSYTHAALAGGLLKNGKVGFAYELLFDTISKGFSVDVALYNIYLHCLCRQNRLTEALTILNRMIEEGFMPTNVSYNIILDGFCKENGVDEALELLDHFKWEANGPNVVSFNTVLCTACKQSNSQMILKILYRMKREGIKCDVVSLTCLIQYFCRTLQEWINRRCAPNF; encoded by the exons ATGACCGTGATTTCTTTTTTGGATCATTTGGCTGGATTATGTATTGAGTTTAGTATAATTGTTGGAACTTGGTGGTACGAGAAGGATTTTAGAATGTTGTGTTTTTGTTTGATTCCCTTAATTAGCTACTCCCGCCGAATTCACAGAAGGTTTCATTTCCCTGTAAATTTTTCTTCCTCTTGTGCTCTTAAAAGTGTTGATACTGCCGAGAAGACCAATTGCAATATACATAATTTTAATTATGCGGAATTGCAGAGCAGAATGCTGGATTTTGCTACTTCTGGTGACTTCTCACAAGCTCTCTTCACTTTTAATTTCATGAGGAACATGCCTGGAAAGCCGACTGTATACGATTTTAATGCTTTCATGTATTGTTATTTGAAGTCTACGAATGTTTCTTTTCATGTGTTGATAGATGTTTACCTTGGAATGAAGAGGTTTGGGCCTGCCCCAAATGCTACAACTTTTAATACGCTTTGTAATGGCATGCTATCACTTGGAAATTTGAAAGATTCACTTTTTATTATTGAAGAGATGTGTGGAAGTGGGTTTGTGCCATCGTTTAAAATTTTGTCAAAATTGTTGAAAAAATCACTTCAATTCGGGAGTTTGATGGATTCACTTTATGTTTTTGAGATTATGTTGAAGTTAGGCTATGTTCCTACTGAGCCAACTTTTAATATGATGATTTGTATGCTAAGCAAAGCTGGGATGATACATGAATCATACTTAGTGTTTTCTGTTCTTTTTGATATGGGTTATTTCTTCGGTGTACATACGATCAATCCAATTCTATGGACATTGTGTAAGTCTAATCAGAGTTATACTGCTCTGCAATTATTTTACTCAATGAAGAAGAGAGGTATTGTGTACAATGTGTGCTCGTATACAGCTTTGGTTTATGGATTTTGTAGGGAAGGGTTTCAGGAAGATGCTCTACTGTGTTTAGATGAGATGCAAGGTAATGGTTGTAAGCCCAATGTCATAACATACACTGTGCTTATTAAGTTTCTTTGTGATAATGGGAGGATTAAGCAGGCATTTAAAATTGTGGGTAAGATGGAAAGAGAAGGATGCAACCCAGACTTGCTCACATACAATGTAATTATTCGTGAGCTTTGTCATCAAGGTAGAATGTCAGACATTTTTGAGTTCATTCAGATTATAGATCAAAAGGGATTTTCTCTTGATTCATACACACATGCTGCCTTGGCTGGAGGCCTCTTAAAGAATGGCAAAGTCGGGTTTGCTTATGAATTGTTGTTTGATACAATTTCTAAAGGCTTCAGTGTGGATGTTGCTCTTTATAATATATATCTCCATTGTTTATGTCGTCAGAACAGATTGACAGAAGCATTAACTATTTTGAACAGAATGATAGAAGAAGGCTTTATGCCAACTAATGTATCATATAAcataattttggatggtttttgtaaGGAAAATGGTGTTGATGAGGCTTTAGAGCTCTTGGACCATTTTAAGTGGGAAGCGAATGGGCCCAATGTAGTTTCCTTCAATACAGTTTTATGTACGGCATGCAAACAGAGCAATTCCCAGATGATACTGAAGATTTTATATCGAATGAAGCGTGAAGGTATTAAGTGTGATGTTGTCAGTTTGACTTGTCTGATCCAATATTTCTGCAGA ACTTTGCAAGAATGGATTAACAGAAGATGCGCTCcaaatttttaa